In the Vanessa cardui chromosome 10, ilVanCard2.1, whole genome shotgun sequence genome, one interval contains:
- the LOC124533071 gene encoding SANT and BTB domain regulator of class switch recombination: protein MASPNPDTDLSSMFIRRGEGRTCKSPTKSEPSSRRNSLKNIPPEVITVKDFFDFMKTAYQVYEHLEGDEDEGNKINWEELTKLTVINHVIEQQERDLLYQTAFTEQKPITSKSDTAIERKNSEERTDKRYSCSEIEGKGRRRSLPREARVEMLGVWTEANLNCKLNDVINEGILDSILPYLVGYKKPSKTTSVYTPIIKKTPSNVSTDIKKPASFGAFVNEKESRDRLGRRKSSVVAAQERNNQKQDGDVEIHVCDEVKGLKKDFRCPQKLLVSKMGYFADVTAGQRLEDMDISVHCDIQIFDWLMRWVKRDTILVADWPLLDPHNVVPILVSASFLQMEPLLHDCLIYCHAHMNDIVKTSTNLACLSDALLTRLAAMYTNAELEAIRDRKDKIQSRLYCKMILSLAEPVPETLRGHYATLATLFKCSKCNKLLGRHIAEQVPCQPVNMRIDRRGNVISTHNKDLSWSLNEYITWLYGELRSWRRVYWRLWADCHFLRCQLCDSYFPAYQMEWCSQHGEGAHALALEGRALSAARHACCGERAYRFETIPRNTGCQFREHVPDERLAADAAVMELYNNFRDIIAMRPPQLMFPERLTRLVPRETGEDPSGRLQCREVFWWEGIQLVPPRQPLGLLGRLYTSNTKFNPNARPGSPVLGAVRTSMQSIAGNGSTVTCASPEVKEAKPKLPVKEDSPRKQGAGSGEGGDSESSDSSEQSSDSDRSEEDVPRRSRARTRAPPPPPATRNNARRGRVQGRVWAATQSARSNQDGQRRFEERAATHMRAALARRHQRNARQRDHPG from the exons ATGGCGAGCCCAAATCCTGACACGGATTTATCTTCCATGTTTATACGTAGAGGGGAGGGTAGAACATGTAAAAGTCCCACAAAATCAGAACCATCGTCGAGAAGAAATTCCCTAAAGAATATACCACCTGAAGTAATTACAGTAAAGGACTTTTTCGACTTTATGAAAACTGCTTATCAAGTTTATGAGCATTTGGAAGGCGATGAGGATGagggtaataaaataaactgggAGGAGTTAACCAAATTGACGGTTATAAACCATGTCATTGAACAGCAGGAGAGAGATCTTTTATATCAAACAGCATTTACTGAACAAAAACCCATAACTAGTAAGAGTGATACAGCTATCGAAAGAAAGAACAGTGAAGAAAGGACGGATAAACGGTACAGCTGTAGCGAAATTGAAG GAAAAGGACGAAGGCGCTCGTTACCTCGAGAAGCGAGAGTGGAAATGCTTGGAGTCTGGACGGAAGCCAATTTGAATTGCAAATTAAAtgat GTGATAAATGAAGGAATATTGGATTCTATTCTTCCTTATTTGGTTGGTTATAAGAAACCGTCAAAAACGACAAGTGTATATACTCCGATAATAAAGAAAACGCCATCTAATGTATCCACGGACATTAAAAAACCAGCCAGTTTCGGAG cgTTTGTAAATGAGAAAGAATCTAGAGATCGTTTAGGAAGGCGTAAGTCTTCTGTGGTTGCAGCACAAGAACgcaataatcaaaaacaaga tggtGACGTCGAAATTCACGTCTGCGATGAGGTTAAAGGCTTGAAAAAGGACTTCAGGTGTCCGCAAAAGTTACTTGTATCTAAGATGGGATATTTTGCCGACGTGACCGCTGGCCAGAGGTTGGAAGACATGGATATATCTGTGCATTGTGATATTCAg ATTTTCGACTGGTTGATGCGATGGGTAAAGCGAGATACGATCCTTGTGGCTGACTGGCCACTCCTTGACCCTCACAATGTTGTACCAATTCTTGTTTCAGCTTCGTTTCTGCAG atggaACCACTTCTGCACGACTGCCTCATCTATTGCCACGCTCACATGAATGATATTGTCAAAACTTCGACCAATCTGGCGTGCCTTAGTGATGCCCTCTTGACTAG ACTGGCCGCTATGTATACCAACGCAGAGTTAGAAGCTATCCGCGACCGCAAAGACAAGATACAGTCCCGTCTGTATTGCAAAATGATCCTGTCTCTAGCTGAACCGGTGCCGGAGACCCTACGAGGACATTACGCTACTCTAGCGACACTCTTTAAATGCAGCAA ATGCAATAAATTGCTGGGTCGTCACATCGCGGAGCAGGTACCTTGTCAACCTGTCAACATGCGTATCGACAGACGTGGAAACGTTATTTCTACTCATAACAA GGACTTATCTTGGAGCCTTAATGAGTACATAACGTGGTTGTATGGTGAGCTGAGGTCGTGGCGGCGCGTCTACTGGCGGCTCTGGGCAGACTGCCATTTTCTACGCTGTCAGTTGTGTGATTCATATTTCCCAGCATACCAG ATGGAGTGGTGCTCGCAACATGGCGAAGGGGCGCACGCTCTGGCGCTGGAAGGACGTGCGTTGTCCGCCGCTCGACACGCGTGCTGCGGGGAGCGCGCTTACCGCTTCGAGACCATCCCTAGAAACACG gGTTGTCAGTTTCGAGAACACGTGCCGGACGAGCGGTTGGCTGCCGATGCTGCTGTAATGGAATTGTACAACAATTTCCGAGACATCATTGCCATGAGACCTCCTCAGCTAATGTTCCCGGAGAGGCTGACTAGACTCGTTCCGAGAG AAACCGGTGAAGATCCAAGCGGTCGCCTTCAGTGCAGGGAGGTGTTCTGGTGGGAGGGCATCCAGCTTGTACCGCCTCGACAGCCACTCGGCTTACTGGGGCGGCTCTATACCAGCAACACTAAGTTCAACC CGAACGCGCGTCCTGGCTCGCCCGTTTTGGGTGCGGTTCGCACATCCATGCAGTCGATCGCCGGGAATGGCTCGACTGTTACGTGCGCGTCACCAGAAGTAAAAGAAGCGAAGCCGAAACTTCCAGTTAAGGAAGACAGTCCAAGAAAG CAAGGCGCTGGCAGCGGCGAGGGCGGAGACTCTGAGTCTAGCGATTCCAGTGAACAGAGCTCAGACAGCGACCGCAGTGAGGAGGACGTGCCTCGGCGTTCCCGTGCCAGGACCAGGGCTCCACCCCCGCCCCCAGCCACTAGGAACAA TGCTCGTCGTGGTCGTGTGCAAGGTCGAGTGTGGGCGGCAACGCAGTCTGCGCGCAGCAACCAGGATGGACAGCGACGATTCGAAGAACGCGCAGCGACTCACATGCGTGCTGCCCTCGCCCGCAGGCACCAGCGCAACGCCCGCCAGCGCGACCATCCCGGTTAG